The sequence cttatgaaagaaatcgaagaagtcacaaagaaatagcaaaacattccatgctcatgaattggaagaaaaaatattgttagaatgtcaatactacccaaagcaatctatacattcaactTAATCCCAATCACAGCATTCTtgtcagagctagaacaatcctaaaaatttcatgaaaccagaaaagaccccaaatagacaaagtaattttgaaaaagcaaagcaaagctagaggcatcacaattctagggtttaagctgtattacaaagctgtaattatcaagacagtatggtactggcacaaaaacagacacatagatcaatggaacagaatagagaacccagaaatggatccacaaatgtatggccaactaatctttcctATAtggcaggaaagactatccaatggaaaaagtgaatctcttcagcaaatgctgctgggagaactggacagcgacatgcagaagaatgaaacttgaccactttcttacaccacacacaaatataaattcaaaatagaaaaaaacctaaatgtgaaacagaaaccatcaaaatcctagaggagaaaacaagcaacaacctctttgaccttggtcacagcaactttttttaaattttttaaaaatttacatctaaattagttagcatatagtgcaacaatgatttcaggagtagattccttagtgccccttacccatttagcccatcccccctcccacaaccccttccataaccttcagtttgttctccatatttataagtctcttctgttttgtccccctccctgtttttatattatttttgtttcccttcccttatgttcatctgttttgtttcttcaaatcctcatatgagtgaagtcatgatttttgtctttctctgactaatttcacttagcataacaccctccagttccatccacataattgcaaatggcaagatttcattctttttgattgtcgactactactccattgtgtgtgtgtgtgtgtgtgtgtgtgtgtgtatcttctttatccattcatccatcgatggtgggaatgcaagctggtgcagccactctggaaaacagtatggaggttcctcaaaaaactaaaaactaaaaactacgacccagcaattgcactactaggcatttattcaagggatacaggtgtgctgtttcgaagggacacatgcacccccatgtttatagcagcactattaacaatagccaaagtatggtcacagcaacttcttagtaaacatgtctcaggaggcaagggaaacaaaagcaaaaatgaaatattgggacctcatcaagataaaaaactctgcacagcaaaggaaacaatcaacaaaactaaaaggcaaccaatagaatgggagaagaaattttcAAATGGGGGATAAATGGGATAAATATCAGTTAGTATATTTGTcagttactatccaaaatctataaagaacttatcaatgtcaacacccagaaaacaaataatccactgaagaaatgggcaaaagacatgaatagacacttttccaaagaagacattcagatggctaacagacacatgaaaatatactcaacaccattcatcataagggaaatacaaatcaaaaccacactgaaataccacctcacacctgtcagaatagctaaaattaaaaacccaggaaacaacagatgttggtgaggatgaggagaaaggggaacccttttgaaCTGTTGGTGAAAATGGAAACTGGTACAGATACTCTGGACAACGGTATGCCATTaactcaaaaacttaaaaatagaactaccctatgatccagcaattggactactaggtatttatccaaaggacataaaaatgctgaattcgaaggggcacatgaagcccagtgtttatagtagcaccatcaacaatagtcaaattatggaaagagcccaaatgtccatcaattggtgaataaagaaaatgtggacacATGTTCCACACATGAAATATGTTccattccatatatatgtgtatacacacacacacacatttatatggaATACTACTACTCAtgaatcataaagaatgaaatcttgccatttgcaacaacatggatggaactagagtgtatggtgccaagtgaaataagtcaatcagagaaagacaaatatcatatgagaACTGGacgttgctagaggggaggtatgtgtggggatgagctaaatgggtgatggactttaaagagggcacttgggatgagcactgggtgttgcatgtaagtgatgaatcactgggttctactcctcaAACCAATAGTacgatgttaactaacttgatttaaataaatacaaataaaataatcttttgagATGTACTATTTGTAGGAGGAAAAGGCTCTATGTTTCTACTGAAAGTTAAGAGGGAATCACTATCTAACATTCACaaagtttatttagagaattTTTATACCCATTACTTCAACCAATCTTCACAAACATCTCATATGGGGATGGGAAAAGTAGGCATTAGTATTATGatgctcatatttttaaaactacaagtgaataaatggaagccaaaaaatgtattactttaaCTAAGGCTAGGCATTGGGAAGAATCTGTAGGGATTGTGAAACATTGTGAAGTGATTCTCTATGATTTCCCCACTGTGAAAGCATTCATGATGGTATTTGAATCTCAGTGTTTCATGAAATGAAGTGAATGTTCAGAGGGTGCCATATTTCCCTTGCTTCATTTTACATGTATGTGGAGGAGTTTAAGCTGGAGCCTTGGTCTTCAATGTGAGGTCcctggagcagcagcagcagcagcagcatctcctGAAAACttgttaaaagaacaaattctGGGTCCCACCCAGATGTACTGAATTCCAAATGCTGGGGTCAGAGCCCAACAATGTGTATTTTCAGAAGCCCTCCAGGTGAGGTGACATCCATTGAAGTTTGAGCCTCATTGAACAGAGTACTATCCCTGGCTTCTCtctacttccttctctctctgtgtctatcaGTCAAAGAGACGGTACTGAGCATGCCTAGCTAAGCTTCTtccagttggtttttttttttttttttggtggtttcctttttttcatctgGATCCAACATGCTCACAGGACAAATGCACTCCAATTTGCTCATACAcaagaaaatctaataaaaacaGTCTCTCTCTTGTGGTAGGAGGTAGGGTGTGCTCAGCAGTGCTTGTGATGAAGAGTAAGACTATCTAACTTAGTGATGCCAGATTAGCAAGCCAATTAGGCTGAGGCTGATGGTTTAATCATTTGTCTCTATGTCTTGAATATCATAGGAGGGGGAAATGTGGTATTTATTACACCTCTACAACTCCAACAATAGGTTGTAGTAAAAAGTGGGCAGAATGCAGGTTCAGATCACTTGTAGTAGTGACCAAATtgagagaaaaacaagacagaagaaCAAGACAATATCCTACAATTTTTTAACAAAAGGGAACTTTAGAAATTATCAGTTGTGAACTCTCATGTTACAGACAAATAAACAGAGCACTGAGGGAACTGAAGggcttgctcaagatcacagtGCTAGTTAGTGGTGGAAACAAGACTAGAACCAAAGACACTTGGCTGTCAGCTGTGCACTTTCTGAACTAGTGGACCAAAGCAGACAATAGTAGAGAAACTTTAAAGTACATGAATACATACATGACCAAGTAGAAGAAGCAACCCCAGGGATTTGTAGCATGGGCAGTGGGTTCAAAGCCAAAGTACTTTGTGATCAGAGGAAAGATCTGGCTTCAATCTACCTGTGTATGTTCTGTTGCCCATCCTCCCTcctactcccccccacccccacagccaaGCGTCAAGCTACACAACCTGCTCAGTGTGCTCTGACCACTTCTTCGTTTTCCTACTGTTGTTCTCTCTGCCTACAGTCTTTCCCTGCTGCCCATGTGTGGCAAAATCCTATTTGTCCATGGAGAGAGCTAACCCAAATGTCATTCCTCTACAGTCTTCTCTGATTTCACCATCAACTGTCATCACTGTGGCAGCCACAAATGGTCATTCTCCACTCTGAATTTCTAAGACACCtcatttgtatttacttattatggcaacactttttactttttgttacaGCTGTGCTTTACCTCTTgtattagaatataagctccttaagggcagaggccatatttcatcttttcttttgtctttttctaattttctttattttttattgaagtataattaacacatagTGTCATTATATTACTCTCAGGTGTATAAaatgatttaacaattccatacatttttCAGTGCTCAACAAGTTAAGTGTACTCCGAATTCCCTgtatctattttacccatcctcccacccacttcTCTTTTGGTAACTACCTGTTTGTTccttgtatttaagagtctgtttttttatttgtttgtctctttgtttctttgttttattaaattctacatgtgagtgaaatcatatagtatttgtctttgactgacttatttcacttagcattacatcttctagttccatccatgttgttataaattgcagggtttcttttgtttttttccaatggttgattaatattcatatatatatatatatatatatatatatatatatatatatataatctcctttatccattcatctactgatggagacttgggttgcttccatatcttggttattgtatatagtgctgctataaacataaggatgcGTATATCTTTTGGACTTAGTGTAAATAAGAAACTTTTCCATAGAAAAGAAgccatcagcaaaacaaaaaggcaacctactgaatgggagaagatatttgcaaatgatatatccaataaggggttaatgcGAAATATACAATGAACTGacataactcaacaccaaaaaaattcattcaaaacatGGGCAGacaccaacacacacatgaaaagatgctcagcatcatgaatcataagggaaatgcaaattaaaactgcaatgatATATTACtttacacatgtcagaatggctaaaataaaaaaaaagacaagaaataacaagtattggcaaggatatggagaaaagggaaccctcatataccgttggtgggaatataaattggtgcagccactttgaaaaacagtatggaggtttctaaaaaaaaaattaaaaatgtaattattatataattcagtaattccctgactgggtatttacccaaaggaaacaaaaacactttttccagtttcttttaatattttttaaagccaatatGCAGCTACAGACATAACTGAAAAGCagataaggggggaaaaaaagaaggagcaaAGACACATCCTTGACTCACAATAAATTACTCCCCCACCAATATCCCATAGGAGACCTCATTTCCATCTGCTAAAGAGTACTCAAAATTATTGTGTAGGGGGACCAGACTGCATTCAGGTATGATGATGTCAAACTAAATATGTATGGGCTCTGATGAGTTCAAGGTCCACAGTTTTGGCCCTACCTTAAGTGGAGTTGGCCATTCCAACTCCCTCCACACTGTGCTTGATCCCATAGCTGAAATAGATAGCAAGCCCAATCAGCGTGGAGACACCAAATCTGGCCCAGGTGCCAGCTGTCATCTGCATCATAAGGTAAACATTCATGAAGATGCTCAGTAGTGGGACAAGAGGCAGGGCAGGGACCTTAAAGTAAAGGGGACTGGAGCTCTGAGGCTGTCTCCAGATGGCCCCAGTGATCCCAGTGATGAGCATCAGGAGCACCATAACCACTGAAATCCACACTGGGTCTCCAGAAAGCAGGACTGGCCACTGGGCCAGCACCAGGCAAAGAAGAGTGAGCAGCAGAGCAAGCAGTGAGGAGCAAACATAGACAACCCGGCCAGAGAGTGGAGTAGGGGTGGAGCTGCCTGGAAAAAGTAGTCCCTGTAGAGTCAGCCTCTCTGCTGCAGGTCCATTCTCCTCCTGCAcctctgcttcattttcctcactcCTCCTCTGAGGCTGGTACCTGAGGATGAGAACACAAAGAGCCACCAGGGAGTAAGCTAGCAGGGACCCAAGTGACCTGAAGTTCACAAGATCAGTGAGTCCAAAGAAGACTGCCATGACTGGTGCAGTAATGCCAAAGATCACAGTGGCCATGATGGGAGCATATGTGCCAGTTTCTATCCTGGCAAGAACAGGGAACAATAGGCCATCCTTTGCCATCTTGTGTATCAACTGACGTATGGGTAACATAGAGCCCAAGAGGCTAGATGAAAGACTACAGAGGAATCCAAAAGCTACAACATAGTAGGCAGGAGCCCAGCCAATATGGAGAAATGCCTCAGGCAAGGTGCTCCCAGGTTGAAGCTTGTAGTAGGGCACCATAAGTGTAAGTGCTGAAGAGACACCAAAATATACCAGAAGGCAGATGAACAGTGTAATCACAATGCCCATGGGGACTGAATGCTGGGGATTCTGGGCTTCTtcaactctttcaaaaatattgtgGAAACCAATAAATGTATAGAAACAGGTAGCTGCTCCATGGAGAATCCCCTCAAAGCCGAAGGGCACAAATCCTCCAGAGCCCAGGGGGCTCAAGCTAGAGGTGTCATTGAGTCCAGCCGTTATGTAGTCGTCTTCTGTGAGCGTCCAGTTGTGCAGATCCCCCTTAATGAATCCAGAGatgatgaagaaaccaagaacCAAAAGTTTCACCAATGTGATCACTTTGGTAATCAGGAAAAACTGACTATGGTTCAGAGTCTGCAATTCCATGAGCAACAATACAAGGCCCACAACAAAGAAGACTAGATATTCTGCAAGGACTTGGGGAACATACAGTAAGATGCTCTCACGCAGGGTCTGAGAGATCTGGTTCCCAAGCAGATTGGCAAAAGCTAAAGTCCAAGCCCGGGTTACATTGGCTGTATCAGCCACAAGGGAGAAGATGAGGTTCCAGCCAGTGATAAAAGCCCGGAGTTCACCTATAGTGACATAAGTGTAGAGATATGAAGAGCCAGAGAGGGGAACTCGGGCAGTAATCTCAGCATAGCACAGCCCAGACAACACAGAAGATAGGCCGGCCACCAAAAAGCAGATCACGATGGATGGTCCTGCTTGATTGCTGACCACCTCACCAGCcagcacatacacacctacactCACTGTGCGGCCTACACCCAGGGCCACTAAATCCAGAGTGCTCAGTCTTCTCTGTGGGTCATCCTCAGCCACTGGTTCCTTGAGCGGAGGTCTATGTACCAGCTTTTGACCAAATCTGCGAAGTGCCTGACGCAGCATCTAGCTGGAATTGAAGAGGATTCCAGGATCAGAAAGCTATAGCAAGCCCAGGAAGCATAGAATCTGGGATTTCGTTCGGTGAGCCGGAGTTAAGCCAAGTTGGGTTGACGCGGCCAAGTTCTGTTGCTCTCAAGGCTTTAAAGATATTGCTTCGTATTTCATCTGGTATGTGTTATCCCTCTATAATGcctaaagaaacaataaatatttactgaacaatgATGTTCAACCAACCACAGAAAACTCAGAAGTCCCATGTCACTTTTTGCAGCCCAAGAATCACAGAAACTGACACCAAAAGATGTCATAGAAAAATCAATCTTGCTTTTCCCcccagaaaaagtgaaaaatacttCCTAACATTCTCCTATTTTACACACCACATAACATAATCCCATTTGGGTTAATCTAATTCATGTAGCTTCATATACTAATTAAACTATAAGACACAACGCAGCATAAATATAGTATGCGATAATTCACACATGGGATATTTACATGGTGCTTGAGCATGAGTTATGACCCATTAATTCATAGAGTAGAAGGCCTCACTGCAGTTATAGGACTATTTATAACTATCATCTGGGTTTAAAATACAAATAGTGTTCCCTGGGTCTCAAAACCCTTACCTCCAAAATCAGTTAGCTAAGGTCAGATGTCACTTTGGCTCCCTTTACCCTCATTCTGAATCATTCATTTAGCTGTGCTGATGTCACAGAATGTACAGTCCAACCCTTCACTCTTAGCTTCCTATGCCCACAGATGTGATGtgaaaagagaggaggaggaaggaatggtCAGGGACCGCAAGAACTACCTTCAAGAACTATAAGAACAGGCTGCAGGATAAGGAAACACTGGAGAAATGAATGCAACATCCAACCAAGAATCCATTACCAAGAACAGAGGAGAGCCAGAAAGGCCATAGTATGAATTCTGGAATTCAGTAAACCTCACCCAAAGCTCCCAGATAAAAATTAACTACAGTTTTACATCCTCAGTTATGAGAGT is a genomic window of Acinonyx jubatus isolate Ajub_Pintada_27869175 chromosome B4, VMU_Ajub_asm_v1.0, whole genome shotgun sequence containing:
- the LOC106977147 gene encoding cationic amino acid transporter 3-like; the encoded protein is MLRQALRRFGQKLVHRPPLKEPVAEDDPQRRLSTLDLVALGVGRTVSVGVYVLAGEVVSNQAGPSIVICFLVAGLSSVLSGLCYAEITARVPLSGSSYLYTYVTIGELRAFITGWNLIFSLVADTANVTRAWTLAFANLLGNQISQTLRESILLYVPQVLAEYLVFFVVGLVLLLMELQTLNHSQFFLITKVITLVKLLVLGFFIISGFIKGDLHNWTLTEDDYITAGLNDTSSLSPLGSGGFVPFGFEGILHGAATCFYTFIGFHNIFERVEEAQNPQHSVPMGIVITLFICLLVYFGVSSALTLMVPYYKLQPGSTLPEAFLHIGWAPAYYVVAFGFLCSLSSSLLGSMLPIRQLIHKMAKDGLLFPVLARIETGTYAPIMATVIFGITAPVMAVFFGLTDLVNFRSLGSLLAYSLVALCVLILRYQPQRRSEENEAEVQEENGPAAERLTLQGLLFPGSSTPTPLSGRVVYVCSSLLALLLTLLCLVLAQWPVLLSGDPVWISVVMVLLMLITGITGAIWRQPQSSSPLYFKVPALPLVPLLSIFMNVYLMMQMTAGTWARFGVSTLIGLAIYFSYGIKHSVEGVGMANST